A part of Chroicocephalus ridibundus chromosome 5, bChrRid1.1, whole genome shotgun sequence genomic DNA contains:
- the LOC134516209 gene encoding homeobox protein HMX1, translating to MPDEATENAGSTSARVSSFFIEDLLGTEGTAGGGARRAAGGGGGGGGAPRCGPRSPLRLGAPGCPLRDAAVGWYRRAHAAFLGCASPDTSDRDSPELPEEPAERAGGGGRAATRGPAGGRPVPGGREEEEERGEEPGEPEQRAAGRKKKTRTVFSRSQVFQLESTFDVKRYLSSSERAGLAASLHLTETQVKIWFQNRRNKWKRQLAADLEAANLSHAAQRIVRVPILYHENSPASALGFTLPHMSPPLVGFSSGVSYPLGTFPAASLPFLRSQMTGLV from the exons ATGCCGGACGAAGCCACGGAAAACGCCGGCTCCACCTCCGCCCGCGTCTCGTCCTTCTTCATCGAGGACCTGCTGGGCACCGAGGGcacggcgggcggcggggcgcggcgggcggcgggcggcggcggcggcggcggcggggctccgcgCTGCGGGCCGCGCTCCCCGCTGCGCCTCGGCGCCCCGGGCTGTCCCCTCCGCGACGCCGCCGTCGGCTGGTACCGCCGAGCCCACGCCGCTTTCCTGGGCTGCGCCAGCCCCGACA CCAGCGACCGGGACTCGCCCGAGCTGCCCGAGGAGccggcggagcgggcgggcggcggcgggcgggcagcgacgcggggcccggcgggcgggcggccggtgCCGGGCGGccgggaagaggaggaggagcgcgGCGAGGAACCGGGAGAGCCGGAGCAACGCGCCGCCGGCCGCAAGAAGAAGACGCGCACGGTGTTCAGCCGCAGCCAGGTCTTCCAGCTGGAGTCCACCTTCGACGTGAAGCGCTACCTGAGCAGCTCGGAGCGGGCCGGGCTGGCCGCCTCGCTGCACCTCACCGAGACCCAGGTGaagatctggttccagaaccgccGCAACAAGTGGAAGCGGCAGCTGGCCGCCGACCTGGAGGCGGCCAACCTCTCCCACGCCGCCCAAAGGATAGTGCGGGTCCCCATTTTGTACCACGAGAACTCGCCGGCGAGCGCCTTGGGCTTCACCCTGCCCCACATGTCGCCCCCCTTGGTGGGCTTCTCCAGCGGCGTCAGCTACCCCCTGGGCAccttccccgccgcctccctccctttcctacGGTCGCAGATGACAGGACTCGTCTGA